A section of the Aquificaceae bacterium genome encodes:
- a CDS encoding cysteine desulfurase family protein: MFVKKAGKRVVYLDHIATTPVAEEVLHAMLPYFRENFGNPTSLHSFGQVAKKAINEAREKLASLTNANSPEELIFTSGGIEANNLAIKGIAEAYEKKGRHIVTTEIEHHSILHPLKSLEKKGWEVTYLKPDNYGLIDPQQLADAIRPDTVLVSIGHSNREIGTIQNIKELVRAAKEKNPKVIFHTDACPTLGHYPVDLKDWGVDAASFTAHLMYGPKGVGALWTRKGVKIRPLIEGGTQERGVRAGTENVPGIVGFGAACELAMRELSDRMQRLSSYRDRLRKGLEERLEMIEFTGHPIQRLPHHLSLIVHLIEGEAMLLRLDLMGIETASGSACVSLALKQSHVLFAVGVPKEVANGSIVFSFGRENTEEDVEYVIEEFPKTVKLLRELSPFNPENWEQYVKGKK, translated from the coding sequence ATGTTTGTAAAAAAAGCAGGAAAAAGGGTTGTTTACCTTGACCACATAGCCACAACGCCTGTGGCAGAAGAAGTCCTGCATGCCATGCTTCCCTACTTCAGGGAAAACTTTGGAAATCCCACATCCCTGCACAGTTTTGGACAGGTGGCAAAGAAGGCCATAAACGAAGCCCGTGAAAAGCTGGCAAGTCTTACCAACGCAAACTCTCCAGAGGAACTCATCTTTACTTCTGGTGGTATAGAGGCAAACAACCTTGCCATAAAGGGTATAGCGGAGGCATATGAAAAAAAGGGAAGGCACATAGTCACCACAGAGATTGAACACCACTCTATTCTCCACCCCCTCAAGAGCCTTGAAAAGAAAGGTTGGGAAGTTACATACCTAAAGCCCGATAACTACGGCCTCATAGACCCTCAGCAGCTGGCTGATGCCATCCGGCCCGATACGGTGCTGGTGAGTATAGGACATTCCAACAGGGAAATAGGAACCATACAGAACATAAAGGAGCTTGTCCGGGCTGCAAAGGAGAAGAACCCAAAGGTTATATTCCATACGGACGCCTGCCCCACACTGGGACACTACCCTGTAGACCTTAAGGACTGGGGCGTGGATGCTGCATCCTTTACCGCCCATCTCATGTATGGACCCAAGGGCGTGGGAGCCCTCTGGACGAGGAAGGGCGTGAAGATAAGACCACTCATTGAGGGTGGAACTCAGGAAAGGGGGGTCAGAGCGGGAACTGAGAACGTGCCGGGCATAGTGGGCTTCGGCGCTGCATGCGAGCTTGCCATGAGAGAATTATCTGACAGGATGCAGAGGCTGTCTTCTTACAGAGACAGGCTCAGAAAGGGTCTGGAAGAAAGGCTTGAGATGATAGAGTTTACTGGGCATCCCATCCAGAGATTACCACACCACCTATCTCTGATCGTGCATCTTATAGAGGGGGAGGCTATGCTTCTCAGGCTTGACCTCATGGGCATAGAGACGGCCTCTGGTTCCGCCTGTGTATCCCTCGCCCTGAAGCAATCTCATGTGCTCTTTGCGGTAGGTGTTCCAAAAGAGGTGGCAAACGGCTCCATAGTTTTCAGTTTTGGAAGGGAAAACACGGAGG
- a CDS encoding twitching motility protein: MNYVPHLISYLSASEDITEVYLVPKAFITEKRGQKLIKVSDALLTPEDIRDTLVALRSHTPFALGPLGREGMFSFGLQNVGRFRVKYITQRGSYVVYILKTPYHIPPLGRLCPDKNSAGRLDEILRLYSSGFVVFQGKNHALVNTLIYSLLQNICDNYSRVVFILESPLTFLLRHGQSLVIQREVGVDVDTFEEGLKDAFYMNPNVLFMGYREVIPSRDMEYMLRLAENTLLLLNMPVVDKTFLELSEPLLRSWVYVNSDADGTVSLTFRGTEPQALESR, from the coding sequence ATGAACTATGTGCCACACCTGATAAGTTATCTGAGTGCAAGCGAGGATATAACAGAGGTATACCTGGTGCCAAAGGCCTTTATAACGGAAAAGAGGGGTCAGAAACTCATAAAGGTATCCGACGCCCTTCTCACCCCTGAGGACATAAGGGATACGCTGGTTGCCCTCAGAAGCCATACACCCTTTGCTCTGGGTCCACTTGGAAGGGAGGGGATGTTTTCCTTTGGTCTTCAGAATGTGGGAAGGTTCAGGGTCAAATACATAACCCAGAGGGGTAGCTATGTGGTTTACATACTTAAAACACCCTACCATATACCGCCCCTTGGCAGGCTGTGCCCTGACAAAAATAGTGCCGGAAGGCTTGATGAGATATTGAGGCTATACAGCTCTGGCTTTGTTGTATTTCAGGGGAAAAATCATGCCCTTGTGAACACGCTCATATATTCCCTTCTGCAGAATATATGTGATAACTACAGCAGGGTTGTGTTCATTCTTGAGTCGCCTCTTACCTTCCTGCTCAGGCATGGGCAGTCTCTTGTAATTCAGAGGGAGGTCGGCGTGGATGTTGACACCTTTGAAGAGGGTCTTAAGGATGCCTTTTACATGAACCCCAACGTGCTTTTCATGGGCTACAGGGAGGTGATACCATCCAGAGATATGGAATACATGCTCAGGCTTGCTGAAAATACGCTACTTCTGCTAAATATGCCCGTAGTTGATAAAACCTTTCTTGAGCTTTCTGAACCTCTTCTCAGGTCATGGGTATATGTGAACAGCGATGCAGATGGAACGGTCTCCCTTACTTTTAGAGGCACAGAACCTCAGGCTCTGGAAAGCCGTTAA
- a CDS encoding Mrp/NBP35 family ATP-binding protein encodes MAVKDVMEALRDTVVNNSRLSELVKDIKLIGRTLEIVYRLPQKGLEEDIVEKTRNALERVPDVEDIKVRFVEDVPAQPVMGAPAFTRRRVPGIKHLIAVGSGKGGVGKSTVSANLALALSKLGYRVGLLDADIYGPSIPTIMGVKGERVHVDEGNRIIPVEKYGIKLLSIGFLLPSEDTPVIWRGPMLMKALTQFLFDVKWGELDYLVLDLPPGTGDVQLTLAQNVHMGGAVVVTTPQDVALADVKKAVAMFKEVQIPVLGVIENMAYFICPDSGKKYYIFGKGRVAEFATAYGLKILGSIPVDPELAETSDLGVPVVESHPDSDTARAFISIAKLISDITERR; translated from the coding sequence ATGGCAGTAAAGGATGTTATGGAGGCTCTAAGGGATACGGTTGTTAACAACTCAAGGCTCTCTGAGCTTGTCAAGGACATAAAACTTATAGGTAGAACCCTTGAGATAGTCTACAGGCTTCCTCAAAAGGGGCTTGAGGAAGATATAGTTGAAAAGACAAGAAATGCCCTTGAGAGGGTGCCTGATGTAGAAGACATCAAGGTAAGGTTTGTGGAGGATGTTCCTGCACAGCCTGTCATGGGTGCACCTGCCTTTACCAGAAGGAGGGTGCCGGGCATAAAGCATCTGATAGCAGTGGGCAGTGGAAAGGGCGGCGTAGGAAAGTCCACCGTATCTGCAAACCTTGCCCTCGCCCTTTCAAAGCTGGGCTACAGAGTAGGTCTTCTTGATGCGGACATATACGGACCAAGCATCCCCACCATAATGGGGGTAAAGGGTGAAAGGGTCCATGTGGATGAAGGAAACAGGATTATACCGGTGGAGAAATACGGAATAAAGCTGCTGTCTATAGGCTTTTTACTTCCCTCCGAAGATACCCCGGTTATATGGCGTGGTCCCATGCTTATGAAGGCCCTGACCCAGTTCCTCTTTGACGTTAAATGGGGAGAGCTTGATTACCTTGTTCTTGACCTTCCGCCTGGCACGGGGGATGTTCAGCTCACACTGGCTCAGAACGTGCACATGGGGGGTGCAGTGGTGGTTACAACTCCTCAGGATGTGGCTCTGGCGGATGTGAAGAAGGCGGTTGCCATGTTCAAGGAGGTTCAGATACCAGTTCTGGGTGTTATAGAGAACATGGCATACTTTATCTGTCCCGACAGCGGTAAAAAGTATTACATATTTGGAAAGGGAAGGGTGGCAGAATTTGCGACCGCATACGGACTGAAGATCCTTGGCTCCATACCCGTTGACCCTGAGCTTGCGGAGACTTCAGACCTGGGGGTGCCCGTAGTGGAAAGCCATCCCGACTCAGACACCGCAAGGGCCTTTATAAGCATAGCAAAACTTATAAGCGACATAACAGAAAGGAGGTAA